The following DNA comes from Gammaproteobacteria bacterium.
TGTTGCCGGCGACATGCCGTTCGGTGGTGCAGGTGACGCCGACGGGCTTGTTCAGGCAGATATACACATGGCGCTTCCTGCGCGCGCCCACCACGCGCTGGTCCACGCGCACCTCGTCGCCCTCGTTGACCTGGTCGCCGAGAACGGCGCGCCTGCCATTGAGGGTGACCCGTCCCTGGCTGATCCAGGTGTCCGCCTCACGACGGGAACACACGCCGGTTTCGCTGATGTATTTGTTCAGTCGCATGGGGTGGCGTGCCGGGGATAGTCTTGTCTGGATGGGTCTGCTGGTGTGCGCCATCATGTTAGCCGGTTTGCGGCCGTGCGGGGAATACGGGGTCGACGATCTGGTGGCAGGGTGGAGCCGGGGGCGCTTGAAGAGCACTGTCCCCGGTTATGGGAGACGGTAGCCGTAGAACCAGTAATTGGTCACGCTCCCGACGTTGATGACGGTGTGGGACATGCTGGCGGGGATGAGGATCTCCTCACCGACGGCGGGGCGCAATGTCTTTCCGTCGAGGCGGATCTCGATCTCGCCCCCGATCAGCATGAGCAGCTCGTCAGTAACGTGCACGTAGTCGCGCCACACCTGTCCCGGCGGGTCAGTCCAGATGTCGCAGCCGAAGCCGCGCGCCTCCCAGTCTCGTTGAACGGCTTTGCTGTCCATGGCTGTCGACATCAAGGGGCGGGGACAGATTTATTTTATTACATGAAGGGGGCAGATTTGAAATCTGTCCCCAGGCAAAGGTGTAAATCTGTCCCCCAACACAGGAGCAGGCGGGTTTGATCCGCCCGCCGTCAAGGTGGGTCCTTCCGTGTGTAGTACGCGCCGGACTGATAGGTCAGGCGTGCGTGGTCCGGGGCGATCTCGAACTGGACGTCGATGACGTTGCCCTTGCCTTCGAGCAGCAGGAGCAGGGTCTGGTCCTTCAGATGGTAGGTCCCGGTGATGCGGCGCTCGTCGGCGGTGCGGATCACGACCTTGCCGTCCGGGTGAAACGTCAGCACGTCGTCGCTGTCGTGCCCGGGATTGTACGCGAGTGTCCAGGTGCCGTGCAGCCAGGTCGCCCGCCCGGCGTCGGTGCTGCAGCCCGAGGCCAGTATCGCGACCGCCAGCATTACTGCGGCGAGGACATGTCTTCCAGGTGTCATCACACATCTCCCTCGTTTTGAGCGGGAATTATATCGCATGCGGAATGCGGGGGCAGTCCCCGATTTTCCATCCCGATGCAAAGTCTGCCAGAATAGCGGGGATGGGGCCTTTCCCCGCGTACGGTTTACGATTCCGATGACGATCCGTCTGACACATTCCTTGAGTACCTGGGGGACGCCGGGTTTCTCCCATGCGCTCAAGCGCGAAATCGAGCAGCTCGATCATGACAACCTGCCGCTGCAGCGGGGGCTGGCGATGGGCAGCCACGTGCTCGACAACCCGGTGAGCGCGATGGTCATCAACGCGACTGAAGCGGACGGGATCATCCGCGCCAGGGTGGGACTCTTTTACAGCTCGATCCTCACCGGCTGCGCCTGTGCCGACGACCCGACGCCCGTCAATGAGAACAGCGAATACTGCGTGGTCCGCTTCGACATCGACACGTCGACGGGTGCGGCGCAGGTCGAGCTGCTGGACGAATGACGGGGGTGACTCCTGCATGCGTCCCGTGCGGCAGCCCGCTGCACTCACGTCTTGGAAATCCTCGAATACCACCTTGTCTGAGGCGTGCCTAGCAGCCGCCTGGGCAGCCGGTCGGGAGAGGGCCCGGCTGCGCCCTTAAGGTCGACTTAAGTCTGTGCTACCAAACTACGCCATGGCGGTCTTCCATGTGTGGAGCGAGGTTGCGTCGTGCCCCTGGCCTCGGCGGAATGTGGAGCGACGTTGTATCGTTGGGTTGCTCCCGCCAGACGCTCCGATGCAGAGGTTGAGTTTTCCTGTTTATGCTCGCGTACCGGGGGTGGCGCGCAGCAATCGATCCCGCATCCATCGGATCCCTGAATTTACGCGAACCACGAGGTCGTATTGAAGCCTGTAATGATGAGCAATAACCGGCTGATCCTGGCTGCCGCCCTGCTGCTGGCTGCGCTCTTCAACTTTTCTTTTTTTCGTCACGCCGTGGAGGTCTACCCGCTTTCGGCCGGCAATCTCGCCTTTCTCGCCTCCCTGTTCATCCTGCTGACGGCATGCCATGTCCTGCTGCTCAGCATGGTTGCCTGGCGGTTCGTGGCGAGACCGCTGCTGATTACGGTATTCCTGGTCTCATCGCTGGCGGCCTATTTCATGGATACCTACAACGTCATCATCGACGACGGCATGATCCGCAACATCGCCAAAACGGATGTCGGCGAGGCGGTCGACCTGTACAGTCCCATGCTGGTGGTGTATTTCGTGCTGCTCGGCGTGCTGCCGTCGGTGCTCATTTACCGGGTCACGGTTAAGACGGAGTCGCTGGCGACGGCGCTGGTGTCGAGATTGAAGATCATGGCGGTGGCGCTGGTGGTTCTGGCGGCGGTCGTGCTCCTGTTCGGCAAGACCTATGCCTCGTTTTTCCGCGAGCATAAAACGGTGCGGTTTTACGCCAATCCCACCTACTATATCTATTCCGCTGCCGAGTACATTTCCGATACCTTCCGGGACACGGGCAAGGCGGTCGCCCCGCTCGGCACGGACGCCCGCATCCCTCCGACGGACCAGGACCGGGAGCTGATCGTGCTCGTGGTCGGCGAGACCGCACGGGCCGACCGCTTTTCCCTCAACGGGTATGCGCGCGAAACCAATCCGCTGTTGAAGAAGGAAGACGTCTTCAGCTTCACCAATGTACACTCCTGCGGCACCTCGACCGCGGTGTCCGTGCCCTGCATGTTCTCGGTGTTCGGCCATGGCCGTTTCACCAGCACCAACGCGATCACGAACGAAAACCTGCTGGATGTTCTGTCCCATGCCGGGATCAACGTCCTGTGGCGGGACAATAATTCCGATTCCAAGGGTGTCGCGCTGAGGGTGCCGTATGAGAGCTTCAAGCAGGACAATTCCAATACGGTCTGTGACACCGAATGTCGCGATGAGGGCATGCTGGTCGGGTTGCAGGAATACGTGGACAAGACCACGCGCGGCGATATCGTCATCGTCCTGCACCAGATGGGCAACCACGGACCCGCCTATTACAAGCGCTATCCGCAGGAGTTCGAGAAATTCACGCCGGTATGCGCCTCATCCGAGCTCGACCGGTGTTCGGTCGAGGAGATCGGCAATGCCTATGACAACGCGATCCTGTACACCGATTATTTTCTGTCCAGGGTCATCGCGTTTCTGAAGCAGAACGACGCCGGCTTCGAGACGGCGATGGTGTACGTGAGCGACCACGGCGAATCGCTGGGCGAAAACGGGCTGTACCTGCACGGCATGCCGTACATGATCGCGCCCAGGGAACAGACGCATGTCCCGGCGATCCTGTGGTTCGGGAAGAACTACCACGTCGACCGGGAAGAGCTGCGTCGTCACACCTCCCACTCCTACTCGCACGACAACATCTTTCACACCATGCTCGGCCTGGTCGAGATCCAGTCCGAGGTCTACAGGCCGGAGCTCGACCTGGTGCACCACGAAGACTGAGACCCGCCACAAGATTTTGACGTTGGGGACAGATTTATTTTCAGACTCGAGGACGGATATGGGAGAGTATTCTTCAGCAGTAAAATAAATCTGTCCCCGACGTCATTGTATTGACGATGATGAAGTATAAATCTGTCCCGGATTATTCGGGTTTTCAGGAGGTATCTATGTGGGCAGTGGCGGAAGTGCAGGTCGTCCCGATCGGGCAGGGTGTCTCCGTGCGGCGCGAGATCGCGCGCGTGGTCGAATTGCTGAAGACATACGACTTCCTGGTGGAGCCGCACGCCTCCGGTACCAATATCGAGGGTGAACTGGCGGACATCCTTGCTGCGGTCGCCGCTATACACGAGATGCTGCACCGTGAAGGCAGCGTACGCCTGCTCAGTTATCTCAAGATCGAGACACGCACCGACAAGATTCCGACACTTGCAGGAAAGCGCCTGTAATAAATAAATCTGTCCCCAAGTGGTTCCATAATCGGGGACAGATTTATTTTTCGCGGCGGATCGGTTACGCTCGATCAGTCTCACATCGCCATGGATGGCAAGGAGATACGCTATGCCACGGACGGGCAGGGTCCTGTTGCCGCATTGTCCCCATCATATTGTCCAGCGCGGGCATAACCGCCGGCTGGTTTTTACCGCGCGGCGCGATTATGAGCGCTACCTCGAGACGCTGGCGGAGTTCAAGCACTCCTTCGGCGTCAAGGTCTACGCCTGGTGCCTGATGAGCAACCATGTCCATCTGCTGCTCGGTCCGGGCGAGGACGCGGCGGCCATCGGCCGGCTGATGAAACGGCTCGCCGGACGCCAGACACGGTATTTCAATCACATCTATCAGCGCACCGGGACGCTGTGGGAAAGCCGCTACAAATCGAGTCCGGTCGACAAGGATGAGTACCTGCTCGCCTGCGTGCGTTACATCGAGCTGAACCCGGTGCGGGCGCACATCGTGGCTGCGCCTGAAGATTATCCCTGGTCCAGTTGCCGCCACCGGATGGGGGTGGAGCCTTGTCCGTGGCTGGATGACGACCCCTGTTATCTCGCCCTTGGCGCCTCGGTACAGCAACGCCGGATGAATTACTGGCAGTTTCTGCGCGCCGCCATCCCGCAGGACGAGTGGAGTGTCATTCGCACCGCCGTGCGGCGCAATCAACTGACGGGCGCGGCGGGCTTTCTCGCCAAGGCGGAGGAAATACTCGGGCGCCGGATCGGCGCGCGCGCACCCGGGCGGCCGATACAGTCCGAAACGAAATAGCACCTGCCGCGGTATCGTGATGTCGGAGATATGACGTTGGGGACAGATTTATTTACTGCGGGAGAACACGCTCCCGGATCCGCGCGCGAGTCTGAGTAAATAAATCTGTCCCCAACGTCATTGGATTGACGGCCATGAAAAATAAATCTGTCCCGGATTTTCAGAGGGGGTGTTTGCCGCGGCGATGAGTTCGCACAGGCGACGGTAGTGCATGCCCTTCCAGTACACCTTGCCGCAGGATCGGCATTGCCAGAATTCTTTGTAGGCGGCGCGGGTGCGCGGCTGCAGCCGGGGCAGGATCCCGGCCTTTGGGACTGCCGCGATCATGCCGTTGCAATGCAGGCAGCGCGTGAACGGACGTTGCGCCTTCAGCAGGTCGAATCTTGTCAGTACCTCCAGCAGTTGCTCCCGCGGCTGCGTCGTACGCACGTAATATCCGTGCGTGATCTGCCTGCGCATGAGCAGGCGCCGATCCCGAGTCAGCAGGATGCGGCGCTCGCTGACGGAGATTTCGGCGAGCGTCGGGTCGTCGTAATCATTGCGGTGCAGCGTGTCAAAGCCGAGCAGACGCAGATAGGCGGCGAGGCGGCCGAGATGGACGTCGAGCACGAAGCGCGTCACGCGCAGCGGCACCGGGCGCAGGCGTGTCACCGGAGTGATGTCCAGGGCTTCGAACACCGGGTAGACGCTGATGCAGTCGCCGTCCCGTACCGGACAGTCGAAGCCGACGGATTCTCCGTTCACCAGGATCAGGTCGACCTCGGGATGCGGTACGCCGAGCGATTCGATGGTGTCCTTGATCGAGGCCGGCTGTTTGAGGTGATGGAGAAAGGCGACCTTGCGCTGCACGGGCGGCAGGAAGTCGTTCAATTCCTCGTAGAACCGGATCCGGATGTCCATTCGCGCAGGTCCCTGTCCAGGCCAGTCTTGGGGGCGGATTGATCGCCACGCTCGTCCCCAGGTTAAAAAAATAAATCTGTCCCCGAATTAAATAAATCTGTTCCGGAGGGCGGCAAGCTCCGCCGGGGTGAGGGGGCGTGTCTCGCCCTTGGCGAGGTCGCCGAGTTCGACCGGTCCGATACGCACGCGCACCAGGCGCAGCACCTGCGCGCCGACGGCCTCGACCATGCGTCGGATCTGGCGGTTCAGGCCTTCGTGCAGGGTGATCTCCAGCCAGCAGGTCTTGCCGCCTGTGCGCAGCAGCTCGACCTGCGCGGGGCGGGTGGTCAGTCCGGGCTCGAGCTCGACGCCGCGGCGCAGACGGTCGATCTCCGCCGGCTGCAGCAGGCGATCGGCCTGTACGTGGTAGGTCTTGGGGACATGGCTTGCCGGATCGAGTATGTCGTGCGCCCACCGCGTGTCGTTGGTGAACAGCAGCAGGCCCTCGCTCGCCTTGTCGAGCCGGCCGACCGGCGCAAGACCGCGGTCATCGCCGTGCAGGCACTGATAGACCGTGGGCCGGTCCCGCTCGTCGCGCGCGGTGGTGACGAGGCCGCGCGGTTTGTTGAGCGCGAGATAGCGTCGCGCTTGTGCGGCCAGCGGCCGGCCATCGAGCGCCAGCGTATCGCGGTCCATATCGATGCGCTGCTTCGGGTTGCGCGCGGGACGATCGTTGACGGTGATGCGCCCCCCCTCGATCAGCGTGGTCGCCTCGGTACGTGTGGCAACGCCGAGCTTGGACAGCGCCCGTGCGAGGCTGACCCCGGGAACGGTGCCGCGCGAAGTTTGTCGGGAGGTGGGTCGTGTCATGCGGCTGGCTCCGATCCGGATAACCCGATCGGCCTGCTGGTATAGTAGTAGGAAAGTAATATTGGGGACAGATTTATTTTTTCCACTACCCGGCTCCAGAAAAATAAATCTGTCCCGGAGTATTGGAGGATCGATGAGATTGCTGTGGCTGATACCGGCATGCCGTACGGGAATACGATGGGACCGCTGCTCACGCTGAAACAACACGAGAGACTGCTCGAGGCGGCGCGCGCCGGTGCGCCGGCCGTGGAGTGTTCGCTCGATCTCGATCGTTCGACGACGCCGGTCAGGGTGAGCGCCGAGGGATGGATCTGGCAGGGCCGGATGTACCCGTATCTGGCGCGCTGCAAGGAACGGACAATTTATTACTGGGACGGCGAGGCGTTCGCGCCGGCGTCCCGCTACACGGATGCCCTGATAAAGCTGGTGCCGACAGAGTGGGGGCCGCCGACCTTCGAGATCGACGGCATCAAGATGCTGCCCACGGCGCAGGTCTCGCCCTATGCCGATGCCGAACGCAAGGTCGCCTGGATCGAGCCGCGCGGCAAGGTCATACTGGACACCTGCGGCGGGCTCGGCTACTTCGCCGCCTGGTGCGTGCAGGGGCAGGCGAGGGAGGTGCGCTCCTATGAAAAGAGCCCCGACGTCCTCTGGCTGCGCGGCCTGAATCCCTGGTCGCCCGCGCAGGACGCCGTGCTGAACCTGATCCGGGCCGATGTTACCGCGGAGATCGCGGCGCTGCCCGCTGCGTCCTTCGATGCGATCCTGCACGATCCGCCGCGCTTCGGTATCGCCGGCGAGCTCTATTCACAGGTGTTCTATGATGAGCTGGCGCGCGTAATAAAGCGCGATGGCCGCTTGTTCCACTACACCGGTTCGCCCAACAAGC
Coding sequences within:
- a CDS encoding cupin domain-containing protein; this translates as MDSKAVQRDWEARGFGCDIWTDPPGQVWRDYVHVTDELLMLIGGEIEIRLDGKTLRPAVGEEILIPASMSHTVINVGSVTNYWFYGYRLP
- a CDS encoding phosphoethanolamine--lipid A transferase, with the translated sequence MMSNNRLILAAALLLAALFNFSFFRHAVEVYPLSAGNLAFLASLFILLTACHVLLLSMVAWRFVARPLLITVFLVSSLAAYFMDTYNVIIDDGMIRNIAKTDVGEAVDLYSPMLVVYFVLLGVLPSVLIYRVTVKTESLATALVSRLKIMAVALVVLAAVVLLFGKTYASFFREHKTVRFYANPTYYIYSAAEYISDTFRDTGKAVAPLGTDARIPPTDQDRELIVLVVGETARADRFSLNGYARETNPLLKKEDVFSFTNVHSCGTSTAVSVPCMFSVFGHGRFTSTNAITNENLLDVLSHAGINVLWRDNNSDSKGVALRVPYESFKQDNSNTVCDTECRDEGMLVGLQEYVDKTTRGDIVIVLHQMGNHGPAYYKRYPQEFEKFTPVCASSELDRCSVEEIGNAYDNAILYTDYFLSRVIAFLKQNDAGFETAMVYVSDHGESLGENGLYLHGMPYMIAPREQTHVPAILWFGKNYHVDREELRRHTSHSYSHDNIFHTMLGLVEIQSEVYRPELDLVHHED
- a CDS encoding MTH1187 family thiamine-binding protein, translating into MWAVAEVQVVPIGQGVSVRREIARVVELLKTYDFLVEPHASGTNIEGELADILAAVAAIHEMLHREGSVRLLSYLKIETRTDKIPTLAGKRL
- a CDS encoding transposase, translated to MPRTGRVLLPHCPHHIVQRGHNRRLVFTARRDYERYLETLAEFKHSFGVKVYAWCLMSNHVHLLLGPGEDAAAIGRLMKRLAGRQTRYFNHIYQRTGTLWESRYKSSPVDKDEYLLACVRYIELNPVRAHIVAAPEDYPWSSCRHRMGVEPCPWLDDDPCYLALGASVQQRRMNYWQFLRAAIPQDEWSVIRTAVRRNQLTGAAGFLAKAEEILGRRIGARAPGRPIQSETK
- a CDS encoding Mut7-C ubiquitin/RNAse domain-containing protein — protein: MDIRIRFYEELNDFLPPVQRKVAFLHHLKQPASIKDTIESLGVPHPEVDLILVNGESVGFDCPVRDGDCISVYPVFEALDITPVTRLRPVPLRVTRFVLDVHLGRLAAYLRLLGFDTLHRNDYDDPTLAEISVSERRILLTRDRRLLMRRQITHGYYVRTTQPREQLLEVLTRFDLLKAQRPFTRCLHCNGMIAAVPKAGILPRLQPRTRAAYKEFWQCRSCGKVYWKGMHYRRLCELIAAANTPSENPGQIYFSWPSIQ
- a CDS encoding rRNA pseudouridine synthase: MTRPTSRQTSRGTVPGVSLARALSKLGVATRTEATTLIEGGRITVNDRPARNPKQRIDMDRDTLALDGRPLAAQARRYLALNKPRGLVTTARDERDRPTVYQCLHGDDRGLAPVGRLDKASEGLLLFTNDTRWAHDILDPASHVPKTYHVQADRLLQPAEIDRLRRGVELEPGLTTRPAQVELLRTGGKTCWLEITLHEGLNRQIRRMVEAVGAQVLRLVRVRIGPVELGDLAKGETRPLTPAELAALRNRFI